Proteins from a genomic interval of Ornithodoros turicata isolate Travis unplaced genomic scaffold, ASM3712646v1 ctg00000945.1, whole genome shotgun sequence:
- the LOC135375795 gene encoding zinc finger protein 287-like — MKEEARHTRVFESSRSITSDSQLQEMQLPPEMSGQLVRVKSEPPDVACLPEERQIQQQRHNESPSAADACGVTTGMCRIKEEPREESSNEHPIIEVKTEPYNVVILKEEDQMGHNSDSTSEDASDSTDTLHIKDKPRRTCEQEYSGYPSSYAQFKISTTTVELQLDSTALVATNDRHAEQHRDQSKPCALASMSKASLECHRFADCHNESEKCSTTPPSDVQVGGMGSGCNTCPSAFSWSAGDENHMASEFSTSRNLQQHKRPYSCKKPYKCDVCPAEFTRNAHLEQHKRTHTGDKPYKCSVCPAEFSQRGNLQRHQCTHTGEKPYMCNVCHAEFILIGHLQQHKRRHMGEKPYECDVCPAVFSHSGSLQQHKRTHTGEKPYK; from the exons ATGAAGGAAGAGGCAAGACATACTCGTGTCTTTGAGTCTTCACGTTCCATCACCTCGGATTCACAACTCCAAGAAATGCAGCTCCCACCAGAGATGAGTGGTCAGCTCGTGAGAGTGAAGTCGGAACCACCTGATGTTGCATGCCTGCCAGAAGAGAGACAGATACAGCAACAGCGTCACAACGAGTCTCCATCAGCAGCTGATGCTTGTG GAGTTACGACTGGGATGTGTCGCATTAAAGAAGAACCTCGAGAGGAATCTTCGAATGAACATCCAATCATAGAAGTCAAGACAGAGCCTTATAACGTTGTCATCTTGAAGGAAGAGGACCAGATGGGACACAACTCCGATTCAACATCGGAAG ATGCAAGCGACAGCACTGATACGCTCCATATTAAGGACAAGCCCAGACGCACTTGTGAACAAGAATACTCAGGTTACCCTTCTTCATATGCACAGTTCAAGATCAGCACAACAACGGTTGAACTGCAGCTCGACAGCACTGCACTAGTCGCTACGAACGATCGACACGCTGAGCAACATAGGGACCAAAGCAAGCCGTGTGCACTTGCATCCATGTCGAAAGCCAGCCTCGAATGCCACAGGTTTGCAGACTGTCACAACGAGTCTGAAAAGTGTTCCACTACTCCTCCATCGGATGTTCAGGTGGGAGGGATGGGTTCTGGGTGCAACACTTGTCCCTCTGCATTCTCGTGGTCTGCAGGAGACGAGAACCACATGGCTTCAGAGTTCAGCACGAGccggaacctacagcagcacaagaggCCATATTCATgcaagaagccatacaagtgcgatgtctgccctgcggagttcacaAGGAATGCTCACCTggagcagcacaagcggacacacacaggcgataagccatacaagtgcagtGTCTGCCCTGCTGAGTTCAGCCAGCGCGGGAACCTACAGCGTCACCAGTgcacacacacgggcgagaagccatacatgtGCAATgtctgccatgcagagttcatcCTGATTGggcacctacagcagcacaagcggagacacatgggtgagaagccatacgagtgtgatgtctgccctgcagtgtTCAGCCACAGCGGGagcctacagcagcacaagcggacacacactggcgagaagccatacaaatga
- the LOC135375788 gene encoding zinc finger protein 501-like: MFSHCHNESEKCSTTPPTNIQMGEKGSGCNIYPAAFSWYGSDKNHVVKHTDKRPHKSDVCPAEFSLSGNIQQHKRTDSCKKPHKCDECPAEFSRSAHLQQHKRIHTGDKPYKCDVCHAEFSLRGNLQQHKRTHTGEKPYKCHVCHAEFSLRGNLQQHKRTHTGEKPYKCDSCNAVFSQSGHLQQHKRTHTGEKPYKCDVCHTEFSQSWALQQHKRTHTGDKPYKCDSCNAEFSQSGHLQQHKRTRTGEKPYKCDSCNAEFSLRGNLQQHKWTHTGEKPYKCDSCNTEFSQSGHLQQHKRTHTGEKPYKCDVCHAEFSQSWALQQHKRTHTGDKPYKCDVCHAEFSLRGNLQRHMRTHTGEKPYKCVLCPAAFRQCGTLSRHKRTHTA; encoded by the exons ATGTTTTCACACTGTCACAATGAGTCTGAAAAGTGTTCCACTACTCCTCCAACGAATATTCAGATGGGAGAGAAGGGTTCTGGGTGTAACATCTATCCCGCTGCATTCTCGTGGTATGGAAGTGACAAGAACCATGTGGTGAAGCATACTGACAAGAGGCCACACAAGAGTGatgtctgtcctgcagagttcagcctgagCGGGAacatacagcagcacaagcggacagaTTCATGcaagaagccacacaagtgtgatgagtgccctgcagagttcagccggagTGCTCATCTGCAGCAGCACAAGAGGATACACACAGGCgataagccatacaagtgcgatgtctgccatgcagagttcagcctgagagggaacctacagcagcacaagcggacacacacgggtgagaagccatacaagtgccatgtctgccacgcagagttcagcctgagagggaacctacagcagcacaagcggacacacacgggtgagaagccatacaagtgcgattcCTGCAACGCAgtgttcagccagagcgggcatctacagcagcacaagcggacacacacgggtgagaagccatacaaatgtGATGTCTGCCAcacagagttcagccagagctgggccctacagcagcacaagcgaacacacacgggtgataagccatacaagtgcgattcCTGCAACGCAGAGTTTAGCCAGAGTGGGCATCTACAACAGCACAAGCGTACAcgcacgggtgagaagccatacaagtgcgattcCTGCAacgcagagttcagcctgagagggaacctacagcagcacaagtggacacacacgggtgagaagccatacaagtgcgattcCTGCAACACAGAGTTTAGCCAGAGTGGGCATCTACAACAGCACAAGCgtacacacacgggtgagaagccatacaagtgcgatgtctgccacgcagagttcagccagagctgggccctacagcagcacaagcgaacacacacgggtgataagccatacaagtgcgatgtctgccacgcagagttcagcctgagagggaacctacagcggcacatgcggacacacacgggcgagaagccatacaagtgcgttCTCTGTCCTGCAGCGTTCAGACAGTGCGGAACCTTGTcacgtcacaagcggacacacacgg CGTGA
- the LOC135375796 gene encoding zinc finger protein 583-like has product MRTHTGEKPYKCDVCHAEFSQSGNLQQHMLTHTGEKPYKCDVCHAEFSQSGNLQQHKRTHTGVKPYKCDICPAECSRGADLQKHMRTHTGEKPYKCVLCPAMFRQRSTLSRHKRTHTGEKPYKCDVCHAELSLRGTLQQHKRTHTGDKPYKCDVCHAELSLRGTLQQHKRTHTGDKPYKCDVCHAEFSLRGTLEQHKRTHTGDKPYKCDVCHAELSLRGTLQQHERTHTGDKPYKCDVCHAEFSLRGTLEQHKRTHTGDKPYKCDVCHGEFSLRGNLQKHMRTHTSEKPYKCDLCPAMYRQRGALSRHKRTHTEYHKQAPWNEKP; this is encoded by the exons ATGCGgacgcacacgggcgagaagccatacaagtgcgatgtctgccatgcagagttcagccagagcggtaacctacagcagcacatgctgacgcacacaggcgagaagccatacaagtgcgatgtctgccatgcagagttcagccagagcggtaacctacagcagcacaagcggacacacacgggcgtgaagccatacaagtgcgatatctGCCCTGCGGAGTGCAGCAGGGGCGCGGACCTACAGAAGCACATGCGGACACATactggagagaagccatacaagtgcgttCTCTGTCCTGCAATGTTCAGACAGCGCTCAACCTTGTcacgtcacaagcggacacacacgggcgagaagccatacaagtgcgatgtctgccacgcagagctcagcctgagagggaccctccagcagcacaagcggacacacacgggtgataagccatacaagtgcgatgtctgccacgcAGAGCTTAGCCTGAGAGGGACCCtccagcagcacaagcggacacacacgggtgataagccatacaagtgcgatgtctgccacgcagagttcagcctgagAGGGACCCTcgagcagcacaagcggacacacacgggtgataagccatacaagtgcgatgtctgccacgcAGAGCTCAGCCTGAGAGGGACCCTCCAGCAGCAcgagcggacacacacgggtgataagccatacaagtgcgatgtctgccacgcagagttcagcctgagAGGGACCCTcgagcagcacaagcggacacacacgggtgataagccatacaagtgcgatgtctgccacgGAGAGTTCAGCCTGAGAGGGAACCTACAGAAGCACATGCGGACACACACgagcgagaagccatacaagtgtgatctctgtcctgcaatGTACAGACAGCGCGGAGCCTTGTcacgtcacaagcggacacacacgg AATATCACAAGCAGGCACCCTGGAATGAGAAGCCATAA